In the genome of Enterococcus hirae ATCC 9790, one region contains:
- a CDS encoding phage tail protein translates to MTDCIHSIIDGFPDYLHKLALAERPTIPSPKRQRVETSVLGRLGGLVQDYSFEDMSFTLHYNYLEDVEDHQAFKQSFYIMRHWLNYAKKLEFSDDPNVYYIIQTIDIGDAENDIVEWGEFDVNITVKPFARVQEDVPIAVDKPQSFNLLNNSLEESFPKIIITPSVASCQFILNDYVFSFEGLVVGTDVVIDSDLMLCYEEQSDGDILDRSSKMKTMQYPTLQVDINHFNCTGLSKIQIYRNGLR, encoded by the coding sequence ATGACTGATTGTATACATTCTATAATCGATGGATTTCCTGATTATTTGCATAAATTGGCTTTAGCTGAAAGACCAACCATACCTTCTCCAAAAAGACAGAGAGTTGAGACTTCTGTTTTAGGACGGCTAGGTGGCTTAGTGCAAGATTATTCGTTTGAAGATATGTCGTTTACTTTGCACTACAACTACTTAGAGGATGTGGAAGACCATCAAGCTTTTAAGCAATCGTTTTATATCATGCGTCATTGGTTAAACTATGCAAAGAAATTAGAATTCTCTGATGATCCAAACGTCTATTACATTATCCAGACTATTGATATTGGCGATGCAGAAAACGATATCGTTGAATGGGGAGAGTTCGATGTAAATATCACTGTAAAACCATTTGCAAGAGTCCAAGAAGATGTACCTATAGCCGTAGATAAACCACAATCATTTAACTTGCTGAATAATAGTTTAGAAGAAAGTTTTCCAAAGATTATCATCACTCCTTCAGTTGCTTCATGCCAGTTCATCTTAAATGATTATGTGTTTAGTTTTGAAGGATTAGTAGTAGGAACTGACGTAGTCATTGATAGTGATTTGATGCTTTGCTACGAAGAGCAATCGGATGGAGATATTTTAGATCGGTCCAGCAAAATGAAGACTATGCAATATCCGACATTGCAAGTGGATATTAATCATTTTAATTGCACTGGTTTGAGCAAAATACAAATTTATCGTAATGGATTAAGGTAG
- a CDS encoding phage tail tape measure protein: MAKKRTEAEVTFIANDDGLKSTLKEISAELTKNRAELKLEQAQLQQTGSESDKLGSKLSSLEKQYELQSQKVEVTSQRLANAKKYYGENSTEVQKLERELINQQTAQQRLSNEIDKTSNALAQAKGEIQTYESTMQQLDSEQKNVQASASLIESEYKKWQATAGQSASESEKLAKAQEYVSQQSENAEKTIDILRRQLEATQSEFGATSTEAMQMEAKLNDAEREFEELGQAAKNVDTTNLDDIGSKIDMNNLMEASDVLSDIGDKLTELGKQAVESANSVGSSQSKIQANFGLTKQEAEELTNIARDIYYKGFGESLDQSTDALILVKRNLGDLNNQDLQNITEQAMVLENTMGADMDETLRGVNGLMVNFGLSAQDAMDLMVSGTQNGLDKTHELGDNMAEYSQLWSQMGYSADETFGMLQNGLDAGAYNLDKVNDLVKEMGISLTDGRFEQNMDMFSESTRKAFEEWKNGGGTQKDVINSMIQDFSNMDGQYDQLNKASTIWSALGEDNAMKVVQSLTDVNHTFDDVSGSAQKMNEDSTTPLQELNGKIAELKDSLAPIGNIIIDALEPVIDFLGKMANAFNSLPQPVQDYAVAIGGLTAAFTLLMPIIVGFMALGGPTTLIIGAVITAIAGVIAIIKNWGAITDWFKGIWSKFTDWLGGTWESIKEGASSVWDGVKETWSGFVDWVQDIWQGVSDWFGDSWSGLVEGASNIWQGVQETWQTFVDWVSNIWNGVKEVWSIIWADIVGIVQIPWTLITSLIQAGINIIVGIFDVAGQLLGAAWQAVWTPISDFLKNTWDTMTQWISTAWNGIVTTFHTVFDPVVAWWNGVWTSISTTASNIWNSISATASSIWNSIKNTITSLVQAAATVIQNVWSTVSSWLGGIWNSISSTASNIWNSVTSSISNAINAAKSAIQSVWNSISSWISGIWNGIKNTALNLWNGITSTISSKVNDGKNAISSGWSNLTGIVSGIFNNVKSMIANIWEGIKKTVSAPIDWIRDKISGLFDNLNISIPHIPLPHFKLSGEFNPLKGKIPTLGVDWYAKGSVFNSPNIIGVGEAGPEAVLPLKRSVLQEIGDRILSSTSVSSRAQTVQPVNNYEFNFTIDGNADEVTMKQTTQQIIDSITKVQNDNASAWR; the protein is encoded by the coding sequence ATGGCTAAAAAGAGAACAGAAGCAGAAGTAACTTTCATAGCTAACGATGACGGATTGAAATCTACGTTAAAAGAAATCAGTGCTGAATTAACTAAAAATAGAGCAGAATTAAAACTAGAACAAGCTCAGTTACAACAGACTGGCTCTGAATCAGATAAGTTAGGAAGTAAATTATCTTCTTTAGAGAAGCAGTATGAATTACAAAGTCAAAAAGTTGAAGTAACTAGCCAACGTTTAGCCAATGCGAAAAAATATTATGGAGAAAATTCCACCGAAGTTCAGAAACTTGAGAGAGAACTGATTAATCAGCAAACAGCGCAACAACGTTTGTCAAACGAAATTGATAAAACGAGTAATGCACTAGCTCAAGCAAAAGGCGAAATACAGACGTACGAGTCTACAATGCAACAGTTGGATAGTGAACAGAAAAATGTTCAAGCAAGTGCTTCTCTGATTGAATCAGAATATAAAAAATGGCAAGCAACTGCTGGTCAATCAGCTTCTGAATCCGAGAAATTAGCGAAAGCCCAAGAATATGTTTCTCAACAATCTGAAAATGCGGAGAAAACGATAGATATCCTAAGACGACAGTTAGAAGCTACACAGTCTGAATTTGGCGCTACATCCACAGAAGCAATGCAGATGGAAGCAAAGCTTAATGATGCTGAACGTGAATTTGAAGAGTTAGGACAAGCTGCTAAAAATGTAGATACAACTAACTTGGACGATATCGGAAGCAAAATAGATATGAATAATCTAATGGAAGCTTCTGACGTTTTAAGCGACATAGGCGATAAGCTTACAGAGTTAGGGAAACAAGCAGTAGAATCTGCTAATAGTGTAGGTAGTTCCCAGAGTAAGATACAAGCTAATTTTGGTTTGACTAAACAAGAGGCTGAAGAATTAACGAATATAGCCAGAGACATTTATTATAAAGGTTTTGGAGAATCGTTAGATCAGTCCACAGATGCATTGATTTTGGTAAAGCGTAATTTAGGCGATTTAAATAATCAAGATTTACAAAATATCACGGAACAAGCTATGGTCCTAGAAAACACCATGGGCGCTGATATGGATGAAACGTTACGTGGTGTAAATGGCTTAATGGTCAATTTCGGCTTGAGCGCTCAAGATGCAATGGATTTAATGGTTTCGGGTACTCAAAACGGTTTAGATAAAACGCACGAATTAGGCGACAATATGGCAGAATATAGCCAATTATGGAGTCAAATGGGATATTCAGCTGATGAAACGTTCGGAATGCTTCAAAATGGTTTAGATGCGGGTGCTTATAACCTTGATAAAGTCAATGACTTAGTTAAGGAAATGGGAATATCGTTAACAGATGGTCGATTTGAACAAAACATGGATATGTTTAGTGAAAGTACTAGAAAAGCTTTTGAAGAGTGGAAAAATGGCGGAGGAACACAAAAAGACGTTATTAATTCCATGATTCAAGATTTTAGCAATATGGATGGTCAATACGACCAATTAAATAAAGCTTCGACAATTTGGTCTGCGCTTGGTGAAGATAATGCGATGAAAGTTGTCCAATCTTTGACTGATGTTAACCATACATTTGATGATGTTAGTGGATCTGCACAAAAAATGAATGAAGATTCTACTACTCCGTTACAAGAATTAAACGGAAAAATAGCTGAATTAAAGGATTCATTAGCTCCTATAGGCAACATAATCATAGATGCACTCGAACCAGTAATTGATTTTCTAGGAAAGATGGCTAATGCGTTTAATAGTCTTCCACAACCAGTACAGGATTATGCCGTAGCGATTGGCGGATTGACTGCTGCATTTACTTTATTAATGCCAATAATAGTTGGCTTCATGGCTCTAGGTGGTCCTACTACATTAATAATAGGAGCAGTTATTACTGCTATTGCTGGAGTTATAGCAATTATAAAAAACTGGGGTGCAATTACTGACTGGTTTAAGGGAATATGGAGTAAATTCACTGATTGGTTGGGTGGTACTTGGGAAAGTATAAAAGAAGGTGCCTCATCAGTTTGGGATGGAGTTAAAGAAACCTGGTCTGGATTTGTAGATTGGGTTCAAGATATTTGGCAAGGCGTTTCTGACTGGTTTGGAGATTCATGGAGCGGATTAGTTGAAGGAGCTTCCAACATCTGGCAAGGAGTCCAAGAGACTTGGCAAACATTCGTTGATTGGGTTTCAAATATTTGGAACGGAGTCAAAGAAGTATGGTCGATTATTTGGGCAGACATTGTAGGGATTGTTCAAATACCATGGACATTAATAACGTCGTTGATTCAAGCTGGAATTAATATTATCGTGGGTATTTTTGATGTAGCTGGACAGTTATTAGGCGCAGCTTGGCAAGCTGTTTGGACTCCTATTTCTGATTTCCTTAAAAATACTTGGGATACTATGACACAATGGATAAGCACCGCTTGGAATGGAATTGTAACTACATTCCATACTGTATTTGATCCAGTAGTGGCATGGTGGAACGGTGTATGGACATCCATTAGTACTACGGCTTCAAATATTTGGAATTCAATTAGTGCAACAGCTTCTAGTATTTGGAACAGTATCAAGAATACAATCACTAGCTTGGTGCAAGCAGCTGCTACAGTAATTCAAAATGTTTGGTCAACTGTATCTAGTTGGTTAGGTGGAATTTGGAATTCAATCAGTTCTACAGCATCAAATATCTGGAATAGTGTGACTAGTAGTATAAGCAATGCTATAAATGCAGCTAAAAGTGCCATTCAAAGTGTTTGGAATAGCATATCTTCATGGATTAGCGGAATTTGGAACGGTATCAAAAACACTGCTTTGAATCTTTGGAATGGAATTACAAGCACTATTAGCTCTAAAGTAAACGATGGAAAAAATGCAATTTCAAGCGGTTGGTCTAATCTAACAGGTATTGTTTCCGGCATATTCAATAATGTTAAAAGCATGATTGCTAACATTTGGGAAGGTATTAAAAAGACTGTTAGCGCTCCAATTGATTGGATTAGAGATAAAATCAGTGGTCTTTTTGATAATTTGAATATTTCTATACCACATATTCCGTTACCACATTTTAAATTGAGTGGGGAATTCAATCCGTTGAAGGGAAAAATCCCAACGTTGGGCGTTGATTGGTATGCGAAAGGTAGTGTGTTTAATTCTCCGAATATTATCGGTGTAGGTGAAGCAGGACCTGAAGCAGTTTTACCTTTGAAAAGATCTGTGTTGCAAGAAATTGGGGATCGTATCTTGAGTAGCACCTCAGTTTCATCTAGGGCACAAACGGTTCAACCTGTGAATAATTACGAATTCAATTTCACAATTGATGGTAACGCAGATGAAGTTACTATGAAGCAAACAACTCAACAAATCATTGATAGCATTACAAAAGTTCAAAATGACAATGCTTCGGCATGGCGTTAA
- a CDS encoding phage head closure protein: MANNRRLEETFNDGWLKILTQTTKRNELGKKIGVEDTEITSLKFRNLSMRDSDITAMDAMGSKLTKKVKTPFHPIAKKFNKDQYFIVIDSMRYNVIYADYDNFYIYFYLESVGEYGD; this comes from the coding sequence ATGGCGAATAATCGTAGACTCGAAGAAACGTTCAACGATGGTTGGTTAAAGATTTTGACGCAAACCACAAAAAGAAATGAATTAGGAAAAAAGATTGGTGTAGAAGATACAGAAATTACTTCTTTAAAATTTAGAAATCTTTCCATGAGAGATAGTGATATAACAGCTATGGATGCGATGGGATCGAAATTAACTAAGAAAGTAAAGACTCCATTTCATCCAATCGCCAAGAAATTTAATAAAGATCAATATTTTATCGTAATCGATAGTATGCGTTACAACGTTATCTATGCCGATTACGATAATTTTTATATCTATTTTTATCTTGAAAGTGTGGGTGAATATGGTGATTGA
- a CDS encoding phage tail spike protein — translation MIDNLITIYDKNDANNLAEHLYDTQGLGALSDWLTATVSNKLNGAEIFQGTYPISGTNADLIIDGRIIQCYVDENRAKQRLRIYYAKTSAIGNTIEVKAEPIFNDIRKSVLNKYDSGTEKINATQAWQNAKVLAKPAIPSQFSFSSLVDTFANVKIEKANFLEFFGGKEGSILDRFHGEFLKDNNTLRHEKRLGTDHKIKAIYTKNLTGLDLEIDVQSVLVGVYPFISSSSEGEDEITLPEEVIFTDYADDYPAGYVSFVDFKDKATDVVTLREAAKEWLKTNLDKQKPQVSGSIELVPLRHQRGYEKFVDLEKVSMGDGVDVYHPQLKVNMSARIVEYTFNVLTNSYDKLVVGNVKTNFLENTENNVSHLINDAIDQLKNGGKISDLINDIVDHQTDLITGNAGGYVLLDPKESPSRILVMDTPNKETARNVLQINQKGIGFSKTGINGTYDTAWTLDGGFNASFITAGVITGITIKGSTLISTGADFDTTIQNGSILWHSKKLNRDVIEMHAQETTESDVGELFYQIKKGGGFRILDTAGNLVMSTWDNGTSAGSWLSFSSRELHWFGTRKSNDGSITYETMDHNSSYFKVKVNNKPLTFDSDGGLTISNIATFNNVVGRINKNTIIAGDLSVQGSKNSTVETKSYGRRLLNAYETPEYYFADYGEGVTGEDGKLRVDIEPMFAETVNLDHYMTHVTPTKLVLCAVTKEARDHFIIETSEPNVLVRWNIVAHRLGYEDVRLNVDENYDITSHDQKRF, via the coding sequence ATGATCGATAATTTAATAACTATTTACGATAAGAATGACGCGAATAATTTAGCTGAACATTTATATGATACGCAAGGTTTAGGCGCTTTATCAGATTGGTTAACAGCAACTGTTAGCAATAAACTAAACGGAGCCGAGATATTTCAGGGGACTTATCCAATAAGCGGAACTAATGCAGATTTGATTATAGATGGACGTATTATTCAGTGCTATGTAGATGAAAATCGAGCAAAACAGCGTCTACGGATTTATTATGCAAAGACTTCTGCAATAGGAAATACGATAGAAGTAAAAGCTGAACCTATTTTCAATGATATAAGAAAATCGGTATTGAATAAATATGACAGCGGAACAGAAAAGATCAATGCTACTCAGGCATGGCAAAACGCAAAAGTTTTAGCGAAACCAGCTATTCCTTCACAGTTTTCTTTCTCATCATTAGTAGATACGTTTGCTAACGTGAAAATAGAAAAGGCGAATTTTTTAGAATTCTTTGGTGGAAAAGAGGGATCTATTCTAGATCGATTTCATGGTGAATTTCTAAAAGATAATAACACATTACGTCATGAAAAAAGACTAGGTACGGATCATAAAATCAAAGCGATTTATACTAAAAACTTAACTGGTCTCGACTTAGAGATAGATGTTCAAAGTGTTTTAGTTGGAGTTTATCCTTTCATTAGCAGTTCTTCAGAAGGAGAAGACGAGATTACTCTACCAGAAGAAGTCATTTTCACTGATTACGCGGATGATTATCCTGCTGGATATGTTTCTTTTGTTGATTTCAAAGACAAAGCGACTGATGTGGTCACATTAAGAGAAGCTGCAAAAGAATGGTTGAAAACGAACCTAGACAAACAAAAACCACAAGTGAGTGGATCGATTGAATTAGTACCCTTGAGGCATCAAAGAGGTTATGAAAAATTTGTTGATCTAGAAAAAGTTTCGATGGGTGACGGAGTAGATGTGTATCATCCACAGTTAAAAGTGAATATGTCAGCAAGAATTGTGGAATATACGTTTAATGTTTTAACCAATTCATACGATAAATTAGTTGTAGGAAATGTCAAAACAAACTTCTTAGAAAATACAGAGAATAATGTAAGCCATTTGATTAATGATGCCATTGATCAATTGAAAAATGGTGGTAAAATCAGTGATTTAATCAATGATATTGTAGATCATCAAACAGACCTAATCACTGGTAATGCTGGCGGTTATGTATTATTAGACCCCAAAGAAAGCCCAAGCCGTATTTTAGTAATGGATACGCCTAATAAAGAAACTGCTAGAAATGTGTTACAAATAAACCAGAAGGGTATAGGTTTTTCTAAAACAGGTATTAACGGTACGTATGATACAGCTTGGACACTTGACGGTGGTTTTAACGCTTCATTTATTACAGCAGGTGTCATTACAGGTATTACAATCAAAGGTTCAACCTTGATTAGTACTGGCGCTGATTTTGATACGACAATACAAAATGGTTCTATTTTATGGCATTCTAAAAAGTTAAATCGTGATGTAATTGAAATGCACGCACAAGAAACAACTGAGTCTGATGTAGGGGAGTTATTCTATCAAATTAAAAAGGGTGGGGGCTTCCGTATTCTTGACACCGCAGGTAACCTAGTTATGAGTACTTGGGATAACGGTACAAGTGCGGGTTCATGGTTAAGTTTTTCTTCAAGAGAACTTCACTGGTTTGGTACTAGAAAATCAAATGATGGGTCTATTACCTACGAAACCATGGATCACAATTCTTCATATTTTAAAGTTAAAGTTAACAATAAACCGTTAACCTTTGACTCTGACGGCGGTCTAACCATTTCTAACATAGCAACATTTAACAATGTAGTTGGTAGAATAAATAAAAATACAATTATAGCTGGCGATTTATCAGTACAAGGTAGTAAAAACTCAACTGTAGAAACCAAATCATATGGAAGACGTTTACTTAACGCTTATGAAACACCAGAATATTATTTTGCTGACTATGGGGAAGGCGTAACAGGAGAAGATGGTAAACTAAGGGTAGATATTGAACCTATGTTTGCTGAAACAGTGAATTTAGATCACTATATGACACATGTAACACCTACAAAATTAGTACTATGTGCCGTAACTAAAGAAGCTAGAGACCATTTTATTATAGAAACAAGTGAGCCTAATGTGTTAGTCAGATGGAATATTGTAGCGCATCGCTTAGGTTATGAAGATGTAAGACTAAATGTTGATGAAAATTATGACATAACAAGTCATGATCAAAAACGTTTTTAA
- a CDS encoding BppU family phage baseplate upper protein — protein MANSLYNLALDFSKELNYTKAIMARQGDKGITVTVKPFLNGLQMDTSGGTFTLKGTTPSNRYVDSVATSVTSEEVTFSLDGTFMSEAGYYKHCYVEYRKDNQILTTQDIIFFSLGVSDISQGQADEYVSQLEELIRKYKETFDAFMAEIKGRVNSLDKQITDLTGQAKTLQDKLDALKEEISKLGNLQVMYSNSIDFGNYDYSGNPNVFVNALKSSDFNRGYHGSITDVNGMLHFTSDGTGTIDMFTRNYTSALVSGKTYTISAKVRFDEGTTGAINKLRLVYRTSPGGNILLEANNTTMTIDDVGKEITIKGTANVNYQITNLERFYLSVSFTNQDKINGGFKLYDIKIEEGPTATPYQPNLLDAPYYLSKVALGENIADPTVIFPIKTSAYRLYGVNMLEEFKVGQRYILTMKATKPVSQTFWAYNGGNISLERMTPVEGLVDVWSCSFTALKIDSSSPSLLSIYQTPQSTAGACQIDWIKIEKGDTRTPNISEYKYRGIGMRDSNNPKDYVWDIAPEYVEDNLATDIKISEITGKANNYTDGKVSEINSWLTASINEVDKKVTANTSKIATNTTNIKTISDAMPLFAVYGEGRDLTDSPDGTKIPIGTLIATDFFHTASDLPYTISSDGITLTATRNCVLFFEGSVKLHGNNTFKFAYVKIRKNGSDTNFANVGSSANLNYVTSQAGQYVHTLVTGDKVEFTLGIDAAAKMFHLQLLSLKISEVKPV, from the coding sequence ATGGCTAACAGCTTATACAATTTAGCATTAGACTTCAGCAAAGAATTAAATTACACCAAAGCTATTATGGCTCGTCAAGGTGATAAAGGGATTACGGTAACTGTTAAACCATTTTTAAATGGCTTGCAGATGGATACGAGTGGTGGAACCTTTACATTAAAAGGAACAACACCATCTAACCGCTACGTAGATAGTGTCGCTACTAGTGTAACTAGTGAAGAAGTCACATTTTCTCTTGATGGCACATTTATGAGTGAAGCAGGATATTATAAACATTGCTACGTAGAATATAGAAAAGACAATCAAATTTTAACAACGCAAGATATCATTTTTTTCTCACTAGGAGTGTCTGACATTTCGCAAGGCCAAGCCGATGAGTATGTTTCGCAATTGGAAGAGTTGATTCGAAAGTATAAAGAAACTTTTGATGCTTTTATGGCTGAAATTAAAGGTAGAGTGAATAGCTTAGATAAACAGATTACTGATTTAACTGGTCAAGCTAAAACTCTACAAGACAAGTTAGATGCTCTGAAAGAAGAAATTTCTAAGTTAGGTAACTTACAAGTGATGTACAGTAACAGCATCGACTTTGGGAATTATGATTATTCGGGGAATCCGAATGTATTTGTAAATGCATTGAAATCTAGCGATTTTAATAGGGGTTACCACGGGTCAATAACTGATGTTAACGGAATGTTACATTTTACTTCTGATGGTACAGGGACGATAGATATGTTCACACGTAATTATACGTCAGCACTTGTTAGTGGTAAAACATATACTATAAGTGCAAAAGTTCGATTTGATGAAGGAACTACAGGAGCTATTAATAAATTGCGTTTGGTATATCGTACATCACCAGGAGGAAATATATTATTGGAAGCAAATAATACAACTATGACAATAGATGATGTAGGGAAAGAAATAACAATCAAAGGCACAGCTAATGTTAATTATCAAATCACAAATTTAGAACGTTTTTATCTTAGTGTTAGTTTTACTAACCAGGATAAAATAAATGGTGGATTTAAATTGTACGACATCAAAATCGAAGAAGGTCCAACAGCCACACCATACCAACCAAATCTACTCGATGCGCCGTATTATTTGAGTAAGGTGGCTTTGGGCGAGAATATTGCTGACCCAACAGTTATCTTCCCAATTAAAACGAGCGCATACCGTTTATACGGTGTGAACATGCTAGAAGAGTTTAAAGTTGGTCAAAGATATATCCTTACAATGAAAGCAACTAAACCAGTGTCTCAAACTTTTTGGGCTTACAATGGCGGGAATATTTCATTAGAAAGAATGACTCCAGTAGAAGGATTGGTTGACGTGTGGAGTTGCTCATTTACCGCTCTAAAAATAGATAGTAGTTCACCAAGTCTATTGAGTATTTATCAAACACCACAATCAACAGCAGGCGCATGTCAAATTGACTGGATTAAGATCGAAAAAGGCGACACACGAACTCCAAATATTAGTGAGTATAAATACCGAGGAATCGGCATGCGAGACTCAAACAATCCAAAAGATTATGTATGGGATATAGCACCAGAATATGTCGAAGATAACTTGGCCACAGATATTAAAATTTCTGAAATCACAGGTAAAGCAAACAATTATACTGATGGGAAAGTATCGGAGATTAATTCATGGTTGACTGCTTCCATTAATGAAGTTGATAAAAAAGTAACTGCCAATACTTCTAAGATAGCCACTAACACAACTAACATTAAAACTATTAGTGACGCAATGCCACTATTTGCCGTTTATGGCGAAGGTAGAGATTTAACAGACTCACCAGATGGGACAAAAATACCAATAGGGACTCTTATCGCTACGGATTTTTTTCACACAGCTAGTGATTTACCATATACGATAAGTAGTGATGGAATTACCTTAACCGCAACTAGAAACTGTGTTTTATTTTTTGAGGGTTCTGTAAAATTGCATGGAAACAATACGTTCAAATTTGCTTATGTAAAAATTAGAAAAAATGGAAGTGATACTAACTTCGCTAATGTAGGTAGTAGTGCTAATTTAAACTATGTAACATCTCAAGCTGGTCAGTACGTCCACACTTTAGTTACAGGAGATAAGGTAGAATTTACTTTAGGAATAGATGCCGCAGCAAAGATGTTCCATCTACAACTGTTATCGTTAAAAATATCAGAAGTAAAACCTGTATAA
- a CDS encoding head maturation protease, ClpP-related: MTTMKTFLAVKNEGAVPQIFIQGFIGSSWFFEGNTDKGIKNILDSLGDQEEIEVVINSNGGDVFQGIAIGNLLKSNKAKINVVINGLAASAASIIAMAGDTVKIYNNAQLMIHRASTYGEGNVDDFRTIADQLESIDKSVKASYKTRFNGTDEVLQELLEKESFMDAETALSYGLVDEIIDAENSAGTEAKKEQSVEEILNDVEEKRTEKIAAFTAALNKTFGQGDAK, translated from the coding sequence ATGACGACAATGAAAACATTTCTAGCAGTAAAGAATGAAGGCGCAGTACCGCAAATTTTTATTCAGGGATTTATTGGTTCTAGTTGGTTCTTTGAAGGGAATACTGACAAGGGAATCAAAAATATTTTGGATAGTCTAGGTGATCAAGAAGAAATTGAAGTAGTGATTAATTCAAACGGTGGAGACGTATTTCAAGGGATTGCTATTGGGAACTTACTTAAGTCAAATAAAGCAAAAATCAACGTTGTGATTAACGGATTAGCCGCTAGTGCTGCTTCAATTATCGCAATGGCTGGCGATACTGTAAAAATTTACAACAATGCACAATTGATGATTCACCGCGCTTCCACATATGGAGAAGGAAATGTCGATGACTTCCGCACGATTGCTGATCAATTGGAATCAATTGATAAGTCTGTAAAGGCTTCATATAAAACAAGATTCAACGGCACAGATGAAGTATTGCAAGAACTTCTTGAAAAAGAATCGTTTATGGATGCAGAAACAGCTTTGAGTTATGGGTTGGTCGATGAAATTATCGATGCAGAAAATAGCGCAGGTACTGAAGCCAAGAAAGAACAAAGCGTCGAAGAAATTTTGAATGACGTTGAAGAAAAAAGAACGGAAAAAATTGCTGCATTTACAGCAGCATTAAACAAAACATTTGGACAAGGAGATGCAAAATAA
- a CDS encoding phage major capsid protein, which yields MTVKNLKGVTAASDQLMKAFKDGNEESFSAAMVSLSKEIQDKILEEATAKNQDQLVLMNRGQRVLTTQETKFYNKVVNNEGFAGVEELVPATVFEDLEQSHPLLQKITFVNTTGVTEWIVSRGVNPAWWGKLCEAVKKVLDNGFDVINMKQFKLSGYIPVCKAMLDLGPVWLDRYVRTVLVESLRIALEQAIVDGTGKDMPVGMMRDMSKQTSGEYAEKTAEPITALDAATMGGLMARLSKFNIEGVDDPIYRNVNPSDVVLIVNPTDYWSKVFPAKTVLTANGEYVQVLPVPVSDLQSTAVPEGKAVIGVASDYFMGVVSTLKIEASDEYHFVEDERIYLAKQYANGQPKRNDSFIVLDISALGTTTITTKPTTTTTTTQA from the coding sequence ATGACAGTTAAAAATTTAAAAGGTGTAACAGCTGCAAGTGACCAATTGATGAAAGCTTTTAAAGATGGTAACGAAGAATCTTTTAGTGCAGCTATGGTAAGTTTATCTAAGGAAATTCAGGATAAAATTTTAGAAGAAGCAACAGCAAAAAATCAAGATCAATTAGTATTAATGAATCGTGGTCAGCGTGTGTTAACTACGCAAGAAACAAAATTCTATAACAAAGTGGTGAATAACGAAGGTTTTGCAGGGGTTGAAGAATTAGTACCAGCTACTGTATTTGAAGATCTAGAACAATCTCATCCACTATTGCAAAAAATTACTTTTGTTAACACAACTGGTGTAACAGAATGGATTGTGTCACGTGGAGTCAATCCAGCATGGTGGGGTAAACTTTGCGAAGCTGTTAAAAAAGTTTTAGATAATGGCTTTGACGTAATTAACATGAAGCAGTTCAAGCTATCAGGTTATATTCCTGTATGTAAGGCAATGCTTGACTTAGGTCCAGTATGGTTAGATCGTTATGTCCGTACTGTTTTAGTAGAATCATTGAGAATTGCATTAGAACAAGCAATTGTTGATGGTACTGGTAAAGATATGCCAGTCGGAATGATGCGTGATATGAGTAAACAAACTAGCGGAGAATATGCTGAAAAAACAGCAGAACCTATTACAGCTTTAGATGCTGCAACTATGGGCGGTTTGATGGCGCGACTATCGAAATTCAATATCGAAGGTGTAGATGATCCGATTTATCGTAATGTGAATCCTTCTGATGTGGTCCTAATTGTGAATCCAACTGATTACTGGTCTAAAGTATTCCCAGCTAAGACTGTACTGACTGCTAATGGAGAATATGTACAAGTATTGCCAGTACCAGTTTCAGACTTGCAGTCAACAGCTGTGCCAGAAGGAAAAGCAGTTATTGGGGTAGCTTCAGATTACTTTATGGGTGTAGTATCTACACTAAAAATTGAAGCTTCAGATGAATACCATTTTGTTGAAGACGAACGCATTTATCTAGCTAAACAATATGCAAATGGACAACCTAAACGTAACGATAGTTTCATTGTGTTAGATATTAGCGCTTTGGGAACTACTACTATAACTACAAAACCAACAACCACAACAACTACAACACAAGCGTAG